The DNA segment TTAATATATATATCTTTTGAAGGTGAAGGTGAAGGTGAAGGTGAAGGTGAAGGTGAAGGTGAAGGTGAAGGTGAAGGTGAAGGTGAAGGTGAAGGTGAAGGGTGTTTTTTGTCGTCATCTGTGCTAACTTGCGCGCAATTGCGCGACGTATCTTTTTTGTTTGCGTTATTTTTATTCTCCCATGGTGCATTTTCAGGCACTGGACAACTAGATTTATCTGTTTCTCTTTTATTATCTCTAATGTAGGTTTGATACTTATAATACTTTTCCGGTTCTATTGCTATATATGTATGTCCATCTACTATATATTTAAAAACAAGTCCTACTTCTGCATACTTATCTATTGCTTTTTCAATATCTTCTACAGTAAAAGGGAATGCAGGGAAAATACTTAATTTAATCTTTAAGGGCATTGCCTCCATTCTTCCCCAATCATCAAACCCTGTAATAAACCATGGCCACATTAAGGCTATTGTAGGATCTTCTGCGGCTATTTGTGCTATTTTTTCGTCAATGCTCATATCACTTGTTATAAATCTCTTTCTTCCCATCTTATTCACCTTCATTATTTCTCTCAAGAAATTCATCTATGCCATCAATAAATTCTCCCCAATGAGTAATAGCTTTAGCAAATTCTTTTAAATTTTCTATAGAAGCACCATGTAAATAAGCTTTCTCTAAATATTTCAAGGCTATATCAGGTTCATAATATTTACATCTATTTTTGATAATCCCTCTAATGTAGAATAAATCTTTTATGTAAGGTTTTTCGCTCTCTAATTGTTTTACACTGCATATTTTTTCTATATAATCAAATGCTTTTTCTATTGAATCTTTTGTGTATCCATCAGAACCATCTGGCACTAAATATTGTGATGTTGAAATATCAATTGCATCAAGAATGTCATTTAAAGAATATTTTTTTATTAGTTTTTTTAATGTTTTAATTCCATTTTGGTTTACTTCACATTTTGCAATTTTTTCAAAGTGAGATCTGACATATTCTAATTGTTGATTGTCTAAATTTATCAATTCTTCTCGCCATTTCATCATCATTTCAAGTTGCTCTCGCCGCTCATTTAATTCTTCTAATTGTTGCTTTTGCTTTTCCAAAACAGATTTATCATCCAATAATTTAGCACTTTTCCCTCTATTACAATCTCTACATGCTGTAATCAAGTTTGTAATATCGTTAGTGCCTCCTGCTTTAACCGGCTTAATATGATCTACTTCAAGAATGACATCTGGAGCAGATCTACCACAATATTGGCACTTAAAACTATCACGTTTAAATACCTCAAATCTAATTTTCTTTGATATGTTTTTTCTTGCCATTTTCTCCCCTCCAAATGAGGTTTTGTGAGAGGCTCAATTAAGAGCCTCATTATTACCAAGTAACTTTATATTTAATGAAATGCATTAATTTCCCAGTTTCATTTTTGTCTAAAATTATAAGTGTATCTTTTTTGTCATCATTTTCGTCAATAAGTCTTAGTGTGATTCTTTCATCACTGTTGTAGGATATTTGCAATTTACCATGTATTGTAGAATTGAACACTTCTCTCATCTCATGGAAATCTCTACTAATTATTTGCATTATTGTTCATCTCCTTTCAAAAATTCTGGTAAATCTTCTTCATTGTCTATAATTGCGTCTTCTTGTTTGTTCGCCTTGACTAAGCCTGCGATGTATTCGCATATTGCACTTAAGTCTGATTTCTTGATGTCTTTGGAATGTTTATAGCCGAATTTGTCTAATGCTTTTCTGAATATTGCTACGTCTTTTAGAGCTAGTGCGTATAGCTGGTTAGCTTCTTCTTTTGTGATTAGTTCTTCTTTCTTTGCTACGTGTTTTTCTTGTGAGTTGCCATCGTCATCATCTTCACTGCTAATTCCTAATAATGCTGATAATGCGTATCTTCTGCCATAAGTAATGATGCTTCCTATGCCTTGTGCTGTCATTTTTTCAGGCGTAATCATAAGTGGACTACTTTCTATCCATTCACCGCTTGTATGGAATATGCAAGTGGTTATAATAACTTGTCCGTTTTCTACTTTTGCGTCTTGTATAACTGATAAGCCATTTTTACTTAAAATTGGTCTTACAACGTTTAAAATCTCATTTAATGGTGCATATTTATTTTTTAGAAAAGGATTTGTAGCTGTGTTCGCAGGATTTTTGACTTCTCCCTGAAATTTTGCTAGTGCTGTCGCAATTTCTTTGATACTTTCTGATTTATTCATTACCTTTCCTCCTCCACATGTACGTATCCACATTCACATTGGTATATTCCGTCTATTTTGTCCATTGCATGTCCGCAGCTTGGGCATATACCATATTTGTGATAGAAGTCTTTTTGCTCTAACTTGTGTTGTAAGATTTTTAGAAATTCTTTTAATTCTTCTACATCTTCATCTATCATTTTTTAACCCCCTTAAGTCAAAAACTGAAATCTGATTTTTCTTCATCCGTTCTTCAGTTTCTTTGAGATACTTTTTATAGCATGTCTTACCAAATCCTCGTTCAATAGATTTGATATCCTTGAGTTTACGTCCACATCTTACACAATTTCCATCAAGACCACTCACAAGACCACTCATTATCTTTTTATCCCTCCCATTTAAGCCTTGACTGCACCGCTAAAATGCGGTACAATCAAGACGAAGTTATTTTTGAATAAGTTCTTTAATTGGCACATATAAGTGCCTTTTTTCTTCTGTGACGTATTGGTTCCACGGTATTTCTATATCTTCCATGTAAATTTTTAGTGCCTTGTCTGTGTAGTGCTTAAAGAGTTCGACGTCACCATTTAAATATCTTACGATTGCTCTATATAGATAAGCCATGATGTCTCTGTTTGTGAAACCATATGAAATGAAATCTTCCAATTTCCTCACCTCCTATGTATTAAAGAATTCTATGCCATGCTTAACCCGGCCGTTTTTCAC comes from the Thermoanaerobacterium sp. PSU-2 genome and includes:
- a CDS encoding ERF family protein, which encodes MNKSESIKEIATALAKFQGEVKNPANTATNPFLKNKYAPLNEILNVVRPILSKNGLSVIQDAKVENGQVIITTCIFHTSGEWIESSPLMITPEKMTAQGIGSIITYGRRYALSALLGISSEDDDDGNSQEKHVAKKEELITKEEANQLYALALKDVAIFRKALDKFGYKHSKDIKKSDLSAICEYIAGLVKANKQEDAIIDNEEDLPEFLKGDEQ
- a CDS encoding HNH endonuclease, with the translated sequence MARKNISKKIRFEVFKRDSFKCQYCGRSAPDVILEVDHIKPVKAGGTNDITNLITACRDCNRGKSAKLLDDKSVLEKQKQQLEELNERREQLEMMMKWREELINLDNQQLEYVRSHFEKIAKCEVNQNGIKTLKKLIKKYSLNDILDAIDISTSQYLVPDGSDGYTKDSIEKAFDYIEKICSVKQLESEKPYIKDLFYIRGIIKNRCKYYEPDIALKYLEKAYLHGASIENLKEFAKAITHWGEFIDGIDEFLERNNEGE
- a CDS encoding DUF6011 domain-containing protein, whose translation is MSGLVSGLDGNCVRCGRKLKDIKSIERGFGKTCYKKYLKETEERMKKNQISVFDLRGLKNDR